The following are encoded together in the Meriones unguiculatus strain TT.TT164.6M chromosome 16, Bangor_MerUng_6.1, whole genome shotgun sequence genome:
- the Ybey gene encoding endoribonuclease YbeY isoform X1, which produces MCATDIKFVGPTSGPPHPASAACGVLLLPFRQAISLLPGLRFLPTVFKGLGVLPEMSLVIKNLQRVVAIRRAPLRRKMDMVRSILGVKKFDLGIICVDNENIQHINRIYRNKNAPTDVLSFPFHENLKAGELPQPRSPDEYNLGDVFLGVEYIFQHCKENEDFYDILTVTATHGLCHLLGFTHSSEAEWQKLVCCCDPDVQPREAGAGRTEPLHRSHTPAPDQGPLLMPRCSEVESWKDRVLSLHTGSLLVMLSCRTSAHTKA; this is translated from the exons ATGTGTGCGACGGATATCAAATTCGTCGGACCGACTTCCGGTCCTCCACACCCAGCTTCCGCTGCCTGCGGTGTGCTGCTATTGCCCTTCCGGCAGGCCATCAGCCTGCTGCCCGGCCTTCG GTTCCTTCCAACCGTTTTTAAAGGGCTGGGTGTTCTTCCGGAGATGAGTTTGGTGATTAAAAATCTGCAGCGGGTGGTTGCCATCAGAAGAGCGCCACTTCGCAGGAAGATGGATATGGTCAGGAGTATTTTAGGAGTGAAGAAATTTGACCTGGGGATCATCTGTGTTGACAACGAGAATATTCAGCACATTAATAGGATCTACAGGAATAAAAATGCCCCAACTGATGtgctttctttcccatttcatgag AACCTGAAAGCAGGTGAACTTCCGCAGCCACGTTCACCAGATGAGTATAATTTGGGAGATGTTTTCCTAGGAGTGGAATATATCTTCCAGCATTGCAAAGAAAATGAGGATTTCTACGACATCCTGACG GTGACAGCCACCCATGGACTCTGTCACCTTCTGGGTTTCACCCACAGCTCCGAGGCAGAGTGGCAAAAG CTTGTGTGCTGCTGTGATCCAGATGTACAACCAAGAGAAGCTGGTGCTGGAAGAACTGAGCCGCTACACCGgagccacactccagcccctGACCAGGGACCTCTACTGATGCCTCGATGCTCTGAGGTAGAGAGCTGGAAGGACAGAGTCCTGTCCCTCCACACTGGATCGCTGCTGGTTATGCTGTCCTGTAGGACATCAGCCCACACTAAAGCTTAA
- the Ybey gene encoding endoribonuclease YbeY isoform X2 → MCATDIKFVGPTSGPPHPASAACGVLLLPFRQAISLLPGLRFLPTVFKGLGVLPEMSLVIKNLQRVVAIRRAPLRRKMDMVRSILGVKKFDLGIICVDNENIQHINRIYRNKNAPTDVLSFPFHENLKAGELPQPRSPDEYNLGDVFLGVEYIFQHCKENEDFYDILTVTATHGLCHLLGFTHSSEAEWQKMYNQEKLVLEELSRYTGATLQPLTRDLY, encoded by the exons ATGTGTGCGACGGATATCAAATTCGTCGGACCGACTTCCGGTCCTCCACACCCAGCTTCCGCTGCCTGCGGTGTGCTGCTATTGCCCTTCCGGCAGGCCATCAGCCTGCTGCCCGGCCTTCG GTTCCTTCCAACCGTTTTTAAAGGGCTGGGTGTTCTTCCGGAGATGAGTTTGGTGATTAAAAATCTGCAGCGGGTGGTTGCCATCAGAAGAGCGCCACTTCGCAGGAAGATGGATATGGTCAGGAGTATTTTAGGAGTGAAGAAATTTGACCTGGGGATCATCTGTGTTGACAACGAGAATATTCAGCACATTAATAGGATCTACAGGAATAAAAATGCCCCAACTGATGtgctttctttcccatttcatgag AACCTGAAAGCAGGTGAACTTCCGCAGCCACGTTCACCAGATGAGTATAATTTGGGAGATGTTTTCCTAGGAGTGGAATATATCTTCCAGCATTGCAAAGAAAATGAGGATTTCTACGACATCCTGACG GTGACAGCCACCCATGGACTCTGTCACCTTCTGGGTTTCACCCACAGCTCCGAGGCAGAGTGGCAAAAG ATGTACAACCAAGAGAAGCTGGTGCTGGAAGAACTGAGCCGCTACACCGgagccacactccagcccctGACCAGGGACCTCTACTGA